The following coding sequences are from one Candidatus Poribacteria bacterium window:
- a CDS encoding Fic family protein, with the protein MKNFIAGTYRQQREYRSFTPSFVNCPFVWENPQIDLLIERAAKLLGELNAYAELRPDVIFSIPMGVAKEAIDSNLIEGTKTEIDEVVLPQTEIPPTRQADLQEVHNYIAAVNFAIAKLSELPLCIRLLKEAHKILLSGVRGENKAPGEIRKSQNWIGGSSPSDAFFVPPSAEEVPDLLSDLEKFWHNQSLQIPELIKIAITHYQFETIHPFLDGNGRCGRLLIVLQLINAQILSKPFLYMSTFFEKHRDSYYDSLSMVRKSNDLEQWITFFLNGIVETVQDGIKRFKGILELQREYDIHILTLGSRAKNAQKLLRFMYATPIVNVRSVEKELGISFSSANRLLKSLTELGVLKETTDHSRNRLFVLEKYLNLFRS; encoded by the coding sequence ATGAAAAACTTTATAGCAGGCACATACAGACAGCAACGAGAATATAGAAGTTTCACGCCTTCCTTTGTAAATTGCCCTTTTGTCTGGGAAAATCCACAGATAGACCTTTTGATCGAGCGTGCAGCAAAACTTTTGGGTGAACTCAACGCCTATGCTGAACTTCGCCCAGATGTCATTTTCTCCATTCCAATGGGTGTCGCGAAAGAAGCGATAGACTCTAATCTGATTGAAGGCACAAAAACTGAGATTGATGAGGTCGTTCTGCCACAAACAGAGATTCCACCAACCAGACAGGCTGATTTGCAGGAGGTCCACAATTATATTGCAGCGGTGAATTTCGCGATAGCCAAACTGTCTGAACTTCCACTTTGTATACGGCTCCTAAAAGAGGCACATAAGATATTGCTCTCTGGTGTTCGTGGAGAAAACAAAGCCCCTGGAGAAATTCGTAAGAGCCAAAACTGGATCGGCGGTTCATCGCCTTCCGATGCATTTTTTGTACCGCCTTCAGCGGAGGAGGTTCCGGATCTTTTAAGCGACTTGGAAAAATTCTGGCACAACCAATCACTACAGATTCCAGAACTGATTAAAATTGCGATTACACACTATCAGTTTGAAACCATCCATCCTTTTCTGGACGGCAATGGAAGGTGCGGAAGACTATTAATCGTTTTGCAGCTCATCAACGCACAGATACTGAGTAAACCTTTCCTGTACATGTCCACGTTTTTTGAGAAGCACAGAGACTCATACTATGATTCACTTTCTATGGTCCGCAAATCAAATGATTTAGAGCAGTGGATTACATTTTTCTTAAACGGAATAGTTGAAACCGTCCAAGATGGGATTAAGAGATTCAAAGGGATTCTCGAACTTCAGCGAGAATATGACATCCACATATTAACTCTCGGCTCTCGAGCGAAAAACGCGCAAAAACTGTTGCGTTTTATGTACGCTACACCGATTGTTAATGTGAGATCAGTGGAAAAAGAACTCGGCATCAGTTTTTCAAGCGCGAATCGTCTGCTAAAATCGTTGACAGAACTCGGTGTACTGAAGGAGACTACAGACCACTCCCGCAACCGTCTCTTCGTATTAGAGAAATACTTAAACCTCTTTAGAAGTTAA
- a CDS encoding AAA family ATPase, with amino-acid sequence MNLETQIQQFRETFYNVKAEVQKRIVGQDAIIEGVLFCLLANGHALLEGIPGLGKTQLIHTLSEALDLAYKRIQFTPDMMPSDITGTTLLVEDEHGGRQLEFQQGPIFAQLILADEINRATPRTQSALLEAMQERTVTVGRTSHKLEEPFCVLATQNPLEMEGTYPLPEAQLDRFLFKLLIDFPNEDEIVEILRRTTSGTDITIGKATDAETLNAMRRLVPQVPIAEHVERHIIRLVRATHPDSEDAPEIVKRYVHLGAGIRSIQAIALTAKINALLDERYNVAFSDIDAVLLPALRHRILLNFEGQGEGIEPDTVVTEVRDTITSTP; translated from the coding sequence ATGAACTTAGAAACCCAAATCCAGCAATTCCGTGAAACCTTTTACAACGTCAAAGCCGAAGTCCAAAAGCGCATCGTCGGTCAAGACGCGATTATTGAAGGTGTACTTTTCTGCCTACTCGCCAACGGACACGCGCTCCTTGAAGGAATCCCCGGCTTAGGCAAGACGCAATTGATTCATACCCTCAGCGAAGCACTCGATCTCGCCTACAAGCGTATCCAATTCACGCCGGACATGATGCCATCGGACATCACAGGCACAACGCTTCTCGTAGAAGACGAACACGGCGGAAGGCAGCTTGAATTCCAACAGGGGCCCATCTTCGCGCAACTGATCCTCGCAGATGAAATCAACCGCGCCACACCCCGCACCCAATCCGCGCTCCTTGAGGCAATGCAGGAACGCACCGTCACCGTCGGACGCACCAGCCATAAGTTAGAAGAACCGTTCTGTGTTTTAGCAACACAAAATCCATTGGAGATGGAAGGCACCTATCCGCTCCCAGAGGCACAACTCGATCGGTTCCTGTTCAAACTTCTCATAGACTTCCCGAACGAAGACGAGATCGTCGAAATCTTGCGCCGTACCACATCCGGCACTGACATCACGATCGGCAAGGCTACAGATGCCGAAACACTCAACGCGATGCGCCGACTTGTCCCGCAAGTCCCCATCGCCGAGCATGTTGAACGCCACATCATCCGACTCGTCCGTGCGACACACCCAGATTCAGAGGACGCACCAGAGATCGTCAAACGCTACGTCCATCTCGGTGCCGGTATCCGAAGCATCCAAGCCATCGCACTCACCGCCAAAATCAACGCCCTGCTCGATGAACGCTACAACGTTGCCTTTTCGGATATTGATGCCGTGTTGCTCCCCGCACTCCGTCACCGCATCCTGTTGAACTTTGAAGGACAAGGTGAAGGCATTGAACCTGATACCGTTGTCACCGAAGTCCGGGATACGATAACATCAACGCCATAA
- a CDS encoding Gfo/Idh/MocA family oxidoreductase has protein sequence MPRTYKACLIGCGRMGATIDDEVAGRPDSFIWQPFSHAAAAVACERTDLVAVSDVFEEKAEAIRKRYGAERAYTDYQEMIEKEKPDIVCIATRPGPHADITVFAAENNVKGIYCEKPLCCSMEEADIMVDIVEKHGVKFNYGTQRRYMPIYRQVRELVEAGEIGNVLCTIAQYGAGSALWGLTHAADMLLFLAGDPEVDFVQGAIICNDSDWDGNRLNVDPGIACGYIRFSNGVHGYNTAGTGPEYEVCGTSGKIRVQNNSREIQFRKKDGTFFEEVPFPETSRATGTVMGITDIAEAIDEDRETKGPVHLARRSQETLMGFIESHRLGGKHISLPMENRSLYVTRDNW, from the coding sequence ATGCCACGTACATACAAAGCCTGTCTCATCGGATGCGGACGGATGGGCGCAACCATCGACGATGAAGTCGCAGGACGACCGGATAGCTTTATATGGCAACCCTTCTCACACGCCGCTGCAGCAGTCGCATGTGAGCGAACTGACCTCGTTGCTGTCTCCGATGTCTTCGAGGAGAAAGCCGAAGCCATCAGAAAACGCTATGGCGCCGAACGCGCCTATACAGATTACCAAGAGATGATCGAAAAAGAGAAACCCGACATCGTCTGTATCGCTACGCGTCCGGGTCCGCATGCCGACATCACCGTCTTTGCCGCCGAGAACAACGTCAAAGGCATCTACTGCGAGAAACCGCTCTGCTGCTCTATGGAAGAAGCCGACATCATGGTAGACATCGTTGAAAAGCACGGTGTTAAATTCAACTACGGCACGCAGCGTCGCTATATGCCGATCTATCGCCAAGTACGTGAACTCGTCGAAGCAGGCGAAATTGGGAATGTTCTCTGCACCATCGCGCAGTACGGAGCCGGTTCAGCACTCTGGGGCTTAACACATGCCGCCGATATGCTCCTCTTCCTCGCGGGCGACCCAGAGGTCGATTTCGTGCAAGGCGCGATTATATGCAACGATTCAGATTGGGATGGCAACCGTCTTAATGTCGATCCGGGTATTGCTTGCGGTTACATCCGTTTTTCCAACGGGGTTCACGGCTACAACACCGCAGGCACCGGACCCGAATACGAGGTCTGCGGCACGAGTGGCAAGATCCGTGTGCAAAACAACAGCAGGGAAATCCAATTCCGAAAGAAGGATGGAACCTTCTTTGAAGAGGTGCCGTTCCCAGAGACATCCCGTGCGACAGGCACTGTGATGGGCATCACAGACATCGCCGAAGCAATTGATGAAGACCGAGAAACTAAGGGACCCGTTCATCTTGCGCGCCGTAGTCAAGAGACGCTCATGGGGTTCATCGAATCGCATCGACTCGGCGGTAAACACATCTCGCTCCCGATGGAAAACCGATCTCTCTACGTCACCAGAGATAATTGGTAA
- a CDS encoding sulfatase has protein sequence MNLAYIVIDTLRYDYIGANGNDWIETPNIDRFASKAWAYDRAFCASFPTIPYRTDVITGQYGAPFHAWKPLRHERQTLPWTLAQNGYATQLIHDTPHLVNGGHNFDWPFHAWTFVRGAEVDRDWIMDTDPWPDNWTRQSLFDCIDDKAAKSGMLRSYARANRNRKKPEDWNCAKLFNTAAQFLQDNAKRDNFFLWIDCFDPHEPWDSPPEFMKKYDQRPGYDGRVDPRSLGARGNAELSDEAKQHIKDQYAAKTTWMDHCFGQFLDALESTGLDKNTAVIFTADHGTNVGERGRFGKGQPVRQQEAHVPLFIRLPEGNTGRSNVIVQPQDFFPTILNILGEARPDGLEGHDILTPAREGKSGERQLALSGGSIERWQQASQNENAILFTAFDQAWSLEVAAKPENSKLVGLGDLEYVQDQHPDIVAKLHAAAVDEIERRGTDPALMAWLRSGGEATFPAEANYWDGFPGPEGYRPYFGKLYTGE, from the coding sequence ATGAATCTTGCTTACATCGTTATTGATACACTTCGCTACGACTACATCGGGGCAAACGGTAATGACTGGATAGAAACACCGAATATTGATCGGTTCGCATCTAAAGCCTGGGCTTATGACCGTGCCTTCTGTGCCAGCTTCCCAACTATCCCCTACCGCACCGATGTCATCACCGGACAATACGGCGCGCCCTTCCACGCGTGGAAACCGCTCCGCCATGAACGTCAAACGCTACCGTGGACGCTCGCACAAAATGGCTACGCAACGCAACTCATCCACGATACACCGCACCTCGTCAACGGTGGGCATAATTTTGATTGGCCCTTCCACGCATGGACATTCGTCCGCGGTGCAGAGGTCGATCGAGACTGGATTATGGATACCGACCCCTGGCCCGATAACTGGACTCGCCAGTCACTCTTCGATTGTATTGACGACAAAGCCGCCAAATCAGGGATGCTCCGCAGCTACGCCCGCGCAAACAGAAACCGCAAGAAACCGGAAGATTGGAACTGCGCAAAACTTTTCAATACCGCCGCACAATTCCTTCAAGACAATGCCAAGCGAGACAATTTCTTTCTCTGGATAGACTGCTTCGACCCGCACGAACCTTGGGACTCACCCCCTGAGTTCATGAAAAAATACGACCAGCGACCCGGCTATGACGGGCGCGTTGATCCACGGAGCCTCGGTGCACGCGGCAATGCGGAACTCTCAGACGAAGCGAAACAACACATTAAAGACCAATACGCCGCCAAAACGACATGGATGGATCACTGCTTCGGACAGTTCCTTGATGCCCTCGAATCCACTGGACTCGACAAAAACACCGCCGTCATCTTTACCGCTGACCACGGCACAAATGTCGGTGAAAGAGGTAGGTTTGGCAAAGGCCAACCCGTCCGCCAACAGGAAGCACACGTCCCGCTCTTTATCCGTCTCCCCGAAGGCAATACAGGACGGAGCAACGTCATCGTTCAACCGCAGGATTTCTTCCCGACGATCCTCAATATCTTGGGAGAGGCACGCCCTGATGGACTTGAGGGACACGACATCTTAACGCCTGCGCGTGAAGGTAAATCCGGTGAAAGGCAACTTGCCCTCTCAGGTGGAAGTATTGAACGGTGGCAGCAAGCATCGCAGAACGAGAATGCTATCCTCTTCACCGCATTCGACCAAGCGTGGAGTTTAGAGGTCGCCGCGAAACCTGAAAATTCAAAACTCGTCGGGCTTGGTGATTTGGAATACGTCCAAGACCAACACCCAGACATCGTTGCGAAACTCCATGCTGCCGCTGTTGATGAAATTGAACGCCGCGGCACAGATCCTGCCTTGATGGCATGGCTCCGAAGCGGTGGTGAAGCCACATTCCCCGCCGAAGCTAATTACTGGGACGGCTTCCCCGGTCCCGAAGGTTACCGTCCTTATTTCGGCAAACTCTATACCGGCGAGTAA
- a CDS encoding phytanoyl-CoA dioxygenase family protein, translating to MANPVVPSTLNVDLDYELQQEVNFFLNWGYLVVDNAATPEQIASLRAALDESYERKNKSQFIGELLEEDDRFAFLLDNPPVLKRMEAILGTCVQLHSATARITEPGTPDQHWHRDGPWPIAPNGTPYGSLPAQINCGYYLDEVTDDNGPTVIQPGSHRAPFRPPPTPVELPDEKRVLVSPGQAVMFDGWTWHRGAANNSSERRRVCLMCYQNAWMKSREPFDGPRVTKLREEGTPQQQLLLGAIPKW from the coding sequence ATGGCAAATCCTGTAGTACCATCAACACTCAACGTTGACTTGGATTATGAATTGCAACAAGAGGTCAACTTTTTCCTCAACTGGGGCTACCTCGTCGTTGACAATGCCGCGACACCCGAACAGATTGCGTCGCTACGCGCGGCACTCGATGAAAGCTACGAACGCAAGAATAAAAGTCAATTCATTGGTGAGTTACTTGAAGAGGACGATCGGTTTGCATTCCTGTTAGACAATCCACCCGTCCTCAAACGGATGGAAGCGATATTAGGCACCTGTGTACAACTCCACAGTGCAACGGCACGCATCACCGAACCCGGAACACCAGACCAACATTGGCACCGTGACGGTCCCTGGCCCATCGCACCGAACGGAACGCCTTATGGGAGTCTGCCAGCACAGATTAATTGTGGCTATTACCTCGATGAAGTAACTGACGACAACGGTCCCACGGTTATCCAACCCGGTAGCCATAGAGCCCCCTTCCGTCCACCACCGACGCCTGTCGAATTGCCTGATGAGAAACGGGTACTCGTTTCCCCCGGACAAGCGGTTATGTTCGACGGATGGACCTGGCATCGGGGTGCCGCCAACAATTCCTCAGAACGCCGACGCGTCTGTCTGATGTGCTACCAAAACGCGTGGATGAAATCTCGCGAACCCTTTGACGGACCGCGTGTCACAAAACTCCGAGAAGAGGGCACACCACAGCAGCAACTCTTACTCGGCGCGATTCCAAAATGGTAA